One Deltaproteobacteria bacterium DNA segment encodes these proteins:
- a CDS encoding AAA family ATPase: MKRKKLPIGIQTFSKIREDDYYYVDKTHLIKKLVE; this comes from the coding sequence ATGAAACGAAAAAAGCTTCCCATCGGGATACAGACATTTTCCAAGATAAGAGAAGATGATTACTACTATGTAGATAAGACACATTTAATCAAAAAGCTTGTAGAAA